A part of Vicia villosa cultivar HV-30 ecotype Madison, WI unplaced genomic scaffold, Vvil1.0 ctg.001080F_1_1_3, whole genome shotgun sequence genomic DNA contains:
- the LOC131633154 gene encoding uncharacterized protein LOC131633154, translating into MAENTRMKGLEAAINGLNTTMQQMMEDADARHNDYIQHRHNDMVRFERVEAQLGSLQLSSALNGSGNSDGTPRQLPFQIRNVKLDFPRFDGTEVLNWIFKVEQFFDYYSTPDNQRLTIAAVHLDKDVVPWYQMITRNNPFRSWGAFTRALELEYGPSPYESPRPTLFKLTQTSTISEYYSTFISLANRSHGLSPDAILDCFVSGLKTEIRRDVIAQNPTSLSHALSLAKLFAEKYNSFTKPYPQTTKPIYNPSPHSLTRPTNALLPTPPTRPQTQTPIPKPRPIRSITSVEIQLRRDKGQCFYCDDKFTPNHRCPNKHYLLLQVDDSDSPEQETEPPDGDSLLQILETEHHLSFNALNGAQSAGTLRFQGQIQGIQVQVLLDSGSSDNFLQPRIAQCLKLPIQQAPQFQVLVGNGSTLTASGLIQDLPVTIQGHNLHLPVYLLPITGADLVLGAPWLNTLGPHIADYDALLIKFYLNNKFITLRGDQFMAPGQSQFHHIRRLHNTHSIDLSYTLQFHSLAPSSSVATLDNLPEDLAALLRNYWKVFEEPNRLPPPRLQDHSIPLIDGSNPVKVKPYRYPHSQKTEIERLVSEMLQQGIIQPSTSPFSSPVLLVRKKDGSWRFCTDYRALNAITIKDSFPIPTVDGLLDELFGAAYFSKLDLRAGYHQILVNPEDRHKIAFRTHQGLYEWLVMPFGLSNAPASFKSLMNYVFRDQLRKFVLVFFDDILVYSPSWSTHLEHLEVVLRLLEQHELFAKLSKCCFGLTSVDYLGHTISN; encoded by the coding sequence ATGGCGGAAAATACACGGATGAAAGGTTTGGAAGCTGCCATCAATGGCCTCAACACCACGATGCAGCAAATGATGGAAGATGCCGACGCACGACATAACGACTACATACAACACCGACACAATGATATGGTGCGTTTCGAACGTGTTGAAGCACAACTGGGTTCTTTACAACTCTCTTCCGCCTTAAATGGTAGCGGGAACTCAGACGGAACCCCACGACAACTGCCGTTTCAGATACGCAACGTGAAGCTTGATTTTCCCAGATTCGATGGTACTGAGGTTTTGAACTGGATCTTTAAGGTTGAACAGTTTTTTGATTATTACTCTACACCGGACAATCAACGCCTTACCATTGCAGCGGTGCATCTCGACAAAGATGTCGTACCTTGGTATCAAATGATTACTCGTAACAACCCCTTCCGATCTTGGGGTGCCTTCACACGTGCTTTGGAATTGGAATATGGCCCTTCTCCATACGAATCTCCACGACCCACCCTTTTCAAATTAACCCAGACCTCCACAATCAGTGAATACTACTCCACTTTCATCTCCCTTGCGAATCGCTCTCATGGCCTATCCCCTGATGCAATCTTGGATTGTTTCGTTAGTGGGCTTAAGACTGAGATCCGTCGTGATGTCATAGCCCAAAACCCTACCTCTCTCTCTCACGCCCTTTCCTTAGCCAAATTATTTGCAGAAAAATACAACTCTTTTACAAAACCCTACCCACAAACCACAAAGCCCATTTACAATCCCAGCCCACATTCTCTAACCCGACCCACCAACGCCCTTTTACCCACTCCACCAACCCGACCCCAAACCCAAACACCAATTCCCAAACCTCGTCCCATTCGTAGCATCACCTCCGTTGAGATTCAACTCAGGCGTGACAAGGGTCAATGCTTCTATTGTGATGACAAGTTTACACCCAACCATCGTTGTCCAAACAAACATTACCTCCTTCTTCAAGTTGATGATTCTGATTCACCAGAGCAAGAGACAGAGCCGCCAGATGGTGATTCTTTACTTCAGATACTTGAAACAGAGCACCATCTCTCATTTAATGCCCTCAACGGAGCGCAAAGTGCAGGCACACTTCGTTTTCAAGGGCAAATTCAAGGAATACAAGTCCAGGTTCTCCTTGACAGTGGTAGTTCCGATAATTTTTTGCAACCACGCATAGCTCAGTGTTTGAAATTGCCAATTCAACAAGCTCCGCAATTTCAAGTTTTGGTGGGAAATGGTAGCACACTGACGGCTTCGGGATTGATTCAGGACTTACCAGTCACGATACAGGGTCACAATCTCCACCTTCCGGTGTATTTGCTTCCTATTACTGGTGCTGATTTGGTCCTAGGAGCACCATGGCTCAATACTCTAGGTCCTCACATTGCGGACTATGATGCGTTATTGATTAAATTCTACctcaacaacaaattcatcactcttcgaggAGATCAATTCATGGCACCGGGTCAGtctcaatttcatcatattcgtCGTCTCCATAACACACATTCTATTGATTTATCATATACTCTGCAATTCCACTCTCTAGCACCATCATCATCAGTAGCTACACTTGATAATTTACCGGAAGATTTAGCTGCCTTGCTCCGCAATTATTGGAAGGTGTTTGAGGAACCTAATCGTTTACCACCACCGAGGTTACAAGATCATTCAATCCCTCTTATTGATGGTAGTAATCCGGTTAAGGTCAAACCATATCGATATCCACATAGTCAGAAAACAGAAATTGAACGATTGGTTTCTGAGATGTTACAACAGGGTATTATTCAACCTAGTACCAGCCCGTTCTCATCCCCGGTTTTGCTGGTCAGAAAGAAAGATGGATCCTGGAGATTTTGCACTGATTATCGTGCATTAAACGCGATTACAATTAAAGATAGCTTTCCAATACCGACAGTTGATGGGTTGTTGGACGAACTATTTGGAGCTGCTTATTTTTCTAAATTAGACTTGAGAGCAGGCTACCATCAAATCTTAGTTAATCCGGAGGATCGTCATAAGATTGCTTTTCGCACACATCAAGGGTTGTATGAGTGGCTTGTCATGCCGTTCGGGTTATCCAATGCACCAGCTTCGTTCAAAAGTCTTATGAATTATGTTTTTCGAGACCAATTACGCAAGTTCGTGTTAGTCTTCTTTGATGACATACTGGTGTACAGCCCCTCTTGGTCTACACACCTTGAACACCTGGAGGTTGTTTTAAGGTTGCTAGAACAACATGAGCTATTTGCCAAGCTTTCCAAATGTTGCTTTGGCCTTACTTCAGTGGATTATCTAGGGCATACCATCTCAAATTAA